From the genome of Deinococcus sp. AJ005, one region includes:
- a CDS encoding GNAT family N-acetyltransferase has translation MHHSITLTDGELTVRALTETDIPGLCALAADCADELTLMGTSPSDAAYYQSALDAPDQQPFTIVVDGELAGSTRYGDIRAAHAGLEIGWTWLHPRYIGTGINRRMKLLLLAHAFETLDMQRVQLKTDNLNTRSQRAIEKIGAVREGVLRKHQRRQDGSLRDTVMFSITADEWPEVRARLSSS, from the coding sequence ATGCACCATTCCATCACCCTGACCGACGGGGAATTGACCGTGCGCGCCCTGACCGAAACAGATATTCCCGGACTGTGCGCGTTGGCGGCGGATTGCGCCGATGAACTGACCCTGATGGGAACCTCGCCTTCCGACGCCGCCTATTACCAGAGCGCGCTGGATGCTCCCGATCAGCAGCCCTTCACCATCGTGGTGGACGGCGAACTGGCGGGCAGCACGCGCTACGGCGACATTCGCGCGGCGCACGCGGGGCTGGAAATCGGCTGGACGTGGCTACACCCGCGTTATATAGGAACAGGGATCAACCGCCGCATGAAGCTGTTGCTGCTGGCCCACGCCTTTGAAACGCTAGACATGCAGCGCGTGCAGCTCAAGACCGACAACCTGAACACCCGTTCCCAGCGGGCCATCGAGAAAATCGGTGCGGTGCGCGAGGGCGTGCTGCGAAAGCACCAGCGCCGCCAGGACGGAAGCCTGCGCGACACGGTGATGTTCTCCATCACGGCGGACGAGTGGCCGGAAGTCAGGGCGCGGCTCAGTTCTTCCTGA
- a CDS encoding NUDIX hydrolase, with translation MTSSFRNLSPGLHRTGRAAACIWHRSKGLDNVGRWTLPGGGVEPGETTAQAAVREAWEECGAHVLVEGQGFEVVSPHSGTNSTLFLARLIRLEDSSPEGRPRRWVNPLEPSWAEDYQLVVAVRMLRERRWLQPRPPLP, from the coding sequence GTGACCTCGTCTTTCCGCAACCTCTCCCCCGGCCTGCACCGCACTGGACGCGCCGCTGCCTGTATCTGGCACAGGTCTAAGGGCCTGGACAACGTCGGGCGCTGGACCTTGCCCGGCGGCGGCGTGGAACCTGGCGAGACGACCGCACAGGCTGCCGTGCGCGAGGCATGGGAGGAATGCGGGGCACATGTGCTGGTGGAGGGCCAGGGTTTCGAGGTGGTTTCACCACATTCGGGGACGAACAGCACGCTGTTTCTGGCCCGCCTCATTCGTCTGGAAGACAGCAGCCCTGAAGGGAGGCCAAGGCGCTGGGTCAATCCGCTGGAGCCGTCATGGGCTGAGGACTATCAGCTTGTGGTAGCGGTCAGGATGTTGAGAGAAAGGCGCTGGCTCCAGCCCCGGCCTCCCCTGCCCTAA
- a CDS encoding histidine phosphatase family protein codes for MSGLHLTLLRHGRSRADDEDVHEGRYDSPLTEAGRAQAQALAAYWAAHPPEFDRAYCSTLARAHETARIVTDLLAVPLTPSDLLREWDNGPLAGLAREEAARLYPMPAFRHELDAFTAEGGESQAAIQARALLALELIWTGGGQRVLIVSHGGFLNSILRELLRMERGWFEFGDTSFATLRLNRQSHTALVTGVDLCPHLPLRQVT; via the coding sequence GTGAGTGGGTTGCACCTGACCCTGCTGCGCCACGGACGCAGCCGCGCCGACGACGAGGACGTTCACGAGGGCCGTTACGACTCGCCATTGACAGAGGCGGGCCGCGCTCAGGCACAGGCGTTGGCCGCGTACTGGGCTGCCCATCCGCCCGAATTTGACCGGGCCTACTGTTCCACGCTGGCCCGAGCGCACGAAACAGCCCGCATCGTCACAGACTTGCTGGCTGTGCCACTCACGCCGTCTGACCTGCTGCGCGAATGGGACAACGGCCCGCTGGCCGGCCTGGCCCGCGAGGAAGCCGCGCGGCTCTATCCCATGCCCGCCTTTCGGCACGAGCTGGACGCGTTCACGGCAGAGGGCGGCGAGTCCCAGGCAGCGATCCAGGCGCGGGCGCTGCTGGCACTGGAACTGATCTGGACGGGCGGAGGCCAGCGGGTGCTGATCGTCTCTCACGGCGGCTTTCTCAATTCCATACTGCGCGAACTGTTGCGTATGGAACGTGGCTGGTTCGAGTTCGGGGACACCTCATTCGCCACGTTGCGCCTGAATCGGCAGAGTCATACGGCGCTGGTGACGGGGGTTGACCTCTGCCCGCATCTGCCTTTGCGGCAGGTGACGTGA
- a CDS encoding NUDIX domain-containing protein: MSAQPFLNLSPGEDRIGRASAWIEREDGCVLMVALNRGGWTLPGGGIHPSETPQQAAVREAWEEAGAHAEVVGEPFRIYGAWDEAQECLPLRLLSIDPSPEGRPVAWINPRSLPWAEDVQIRQVLAARGETPAHLGLPQRVTEALTHAARLNFDRSCSAETGRLLRMLAASKPGGKLLELGSGVGVGAAWLLAGMNAGARLLTVENDPLRAETVWELLNADARAEVLYGDWTAALERGPFELIFADCQPGKEAVNRLVEALSPSGVLVLDNLSPPALLPEKLHAGDPLRDVLFSDSRLCCAELQVSHRESVIMATRTA; encoded by the coding sequence ATGAGCGCCCAGCCTTTCCTCAATCTCTCGCCCGGTGAAGACCGGATTGGACGCGCCTCAGCCTGGATCGAACGCGAGGACGGATGCGTACTGATGGTGGCCCTCAACCGGGGCGGCTGGACGCTACCGGGCGGCGGCATCCATCCCAGTGAGACGCCCCAGCAGGCAGCGGTGCGCGAAGCCTGGGAGGAAGCGGGGGCACACGCGGAGGTGGTCGGCGAACCGTTCAGAATTTACGGGGCCTGGGATGAGGCGCAGGAGTGCCTGCCCCTGCGGCTGCTGTCTATAGACCCCAGCCCGGAAGGCCGCCCCGTCGCCTGGATCAATCCGCGTTCGCTGCCCTGGGCCGAGGATGTGCAGATCCGGCAGGTGCTGGCGGCACGCGGGGAAACGCCCGCGCATCTGGGGCTGCCGCAAAGGGTAACCGAGGCGCTGACCCATGCGGCGCGGCTGAACTTTGACCGCTCCTGCTCGGCAGAAACCGGGCGGCTGTTGCGAATGCTGGCAGCTTCCAAGCCCGGCGGAAAGCTGCTGGAACTGGGCAGCGGTGTGGGCGTGGGCGCGGCGTGGCTGCTGGCGGGCATGAACGCCGGGGCGCGTTTGTTGACCGTGGAAAACGATCCCCTGCGCGCCGAGACGGTCTGGGAACTGCTGAATGCCGACGCCCGTGCCGAGGTCCTCTACGGCGACTGGACGGCGGCGCTGGAACGCGGCCCCTTCGAGCTGATCTTTGCGGATTGCCAGCCGGGAAAAGAGGCCGTGAACCGTCTGGTGGAAGCCCTGAGTCCCAGCGGCGTGCTGGTGCTGGATAACCTCAGCCCGCCCGCGCTGCTGCCCGAAAAGCTCCATGCAGGCGATCCGCTGCGGGACGTGCTGTTCTCCGATTCGCGCCTGTGCTGCGCTGAACTTCAGGTGAGCCACCGGGAGAGCGTCATCATGGCGACGAGGACAGCGTGA
- a CDS encoding nucleoside deaminase → MSELLETLSPGWHAALAEAWEAYLHGSYPIGACVVDADGQVIARGRNRLGEPRRVEGDFIAGHDLAHAEINALLNLAATPRPECYDWTVLTTVEPCPQCAGAIAMSGIRGVAYAAPDPWAGCTRLLIDDPYVSRKRMRVGRAPEDVQRVALWLKAHALWEEERPVGERNVLDSFAAQHSEDVAFAGQLYRSGVLLTLRESRASLGEALAVLA, encoded by the coding sequence GTGAGCGAGCTTTTGGAAACGCTGTCTCCCGGCTGGCACGCCGCCCTTGCCGAAGCCTGGGAAGCGTACCTGCACGGCTCGTATCCGATTGGGGCATGCGTGGTGGATGCGGATGGGCAGGTGATTGCGCGGGGACGGAATCGGCTGGGCGAGCCTCGCCGTGTGGAGGGCGACTTCATTGCCGGACATGATCTGGCGCACGCGGAGATCAACGCGCTGCTGAATCTGGCGGCCACGCCGCGCCCGGAGTGTTATGACTGGACGGTGCTGACCACTGTGGAACCCTGCCCGCAGTGTGCCGGGGCCATTGCCATGAGCGGCATTCGTGGCGTGGCGTATGCCGCCCCCGATCCCTGGGCAGGTTGCACGCGCCTGCTGATCGATGACCCGTATGTGTCCAGAAAGCGAATGCGGGTGGGCCGCGCGCCGGAGGATGTTCAGAGGGTGGCGCTGTGGCTCAAGGCCCATGCGCTGTGGGAAGAGGAGCGTCCTGTGGGAGAACGAAATGTTCTGGATAGTTTCGCCGCTCAGCATTCTGAAGACGTGGCTTTTGCAGGGCAGCTTTACCGCTCCGGCGTACTCCTCACCCTGCGGGAAAGCCGCGCCTCCCTGGGAGAAGCATTGGCGGTGCTGGCATGA
- a CDS encoding GGDEF domain-containing protein, producing the protein MARPDILSRNPFEDAFARFGSAPLTLAVLDLDHFKTLNDTLGHTEGDRVLRAVERLLSGSLPSGSIIGRIGGDEYAVILPESAAETALILFDEVIRHFRIHRDPHWPRSLGLSVGLASRPAHASEYAELYRAADEALLRAKREGRGRACIFVESKMVLKSNYYPKSQLERLSKLSGALSRTEASLLREALDDLVERYRAEL; encoded by the coding sequence ATGGCCCGCCCCGATATTCTGTCTCGCAACCCCTTTGAGGACGCTTTCGCCCGCTTCGGCTCGGCCCCACTGACGCTGGCGGTGCTGGACCTCGATCACTTCAAGACTCTCAACGACACGCTGGGCCACACCGAGGGAGACCGCGTGCTGCGCGCCGTGGAACGCCTGCTGTCGGGCAGCCTGCCGTCGGGCAGCATCATCGGGCGCATCGGGGGGGACGAGTACGCCGTGATTCTGCCCGAAAGTGCCGCCGAAACCGCGCTGATCCTGTTCGACGAGGTGATCCGGCACTTTCGCATTCACCGCGATCCGCACTGGCCGCGCAGCCTGGGCCTGAGCGTGGGGCTGGCTTCACGCCCCGCCCACGCCAGCGAATACGCCGAGCTGTACCGCGCCGCCGACGAGGCGCTTTTGCGGGCCAAGCGCGAGGGCCGGGGCCGCGCGTGCATCTTCGTGGAATCCAAGATGGTCCTCAAGTCCAACTATTACCCCAAGAGCCAACTGGAACGCCTGAGCAAGCTGAGCGGCGCGCTGAGCCGCACGGAGGCCAGCCTGCTGCGCGAGGCGCTGGACGATCTGGTGGAGCGTTACCGGGCGGAGCTGTGA
- the groES gene encoding co-chaperone GroES, with product MLKPLGDRVLVEIVEDTEQKTAGGLFVPDSAKEKSQRGKVIAIGTGKMLDNGTRVALDVKEGDTVYFAKYGGTEVTLEGKNYSILAERDILAIVE from the coding sequence ATGCTTAAACCTTTAGGTGATCGTGTACTGGTGGAAATCGTCGAGGACACCGAGCAGAAGACGGCGGGCGGCCTGTTCGTCCCCGATTCGGCCAAGGAAAAGAGCCAGCGCGGCAAGGTCATCGCCATCGGTACCGGCAAAATGCTGGACAACGGCACCCGCGTTGCGCTGGACGTCAAGGAAGGCGACACGGTGTACTTTGCCAAGTACGGCGGCACCGAAGTGACGCTGGAAGGCAAGAACTACTCGATCCTGGCCGAGCGCGACATTCTCGCCATCGTCGAGTAA
- the groL gene encoding chaperonin GroEL (60 kDa chaperone family; promotes refolding of misfolded polypeptides especially under stressful conditions; forms two stacked rings of heptamers to form a barrel-shaped 14mer; ends can be capped by GroES; misfolded proteins enter the barrel where they are refolded when GroES binds) → MAKQLVFDEVARRSLERGVNAVANAVKVTLGPRGRNVVIEKKFGSPTITKDGVTVAKEIELEDKLENIGAQLLKEVASKTNDITGDGTTTATVLGQAIVKEGLRNVAAGANPLALKRGIDKAVLVAIEEIKKLAVPVEDSDAIKKVAGISANDDQVGEEIASAMDKVGKEGVITIEESKGFDTEVDVVEGMQFDKGFINPYFVTNPEKMEAVLEDAYILIVEKKISNLKDLLPVLEKAAQSGRPLLIIAEDVEGEALATLVVNKLRGTLNIAAVKAPGFGDRRKEMLRDIAAVTGGQVVSEDMGHKLENTTLEMLGSATRIRITKDETTIVDGKGEQSEIDARVNAIKGELDTTDSDYAKEKLQERLAKLAGGVAVIRVGAATETELKEKKHRYEDALSTARSAVEEGIVAGGGTTLLRIIPAVRKAAESLVGDEATGARILIRALEEPARQIAINAGEEGSVIVNAVINSDKPRYGFNAATGEYVDDMVAAGIVDPAKVTRTALQNAASIGALILTTEAIVSDKPEKPQGQPQGGMGGGDMGGMDF, encoded by the coding sequence ATGGCTAAACAACTCGTATTTGATGAAGTCGCCCGTCGCAGCCTGGAACGCGGTGTGAACGCCGTCGCCAACGCCGTTAAAGTGACCCTTGGCCCCCGTGGCCGCAACGTGGTCATCGAGAAGAAGTTCGGCAGCCCCACGATCACCAAGGACGGCGTCACCGTCGCCAAGGAAATCGAGCTGGAAGACAAGCTGGAGAACATCGGCGCGCAGCTTCTGAAGGAAGTCGCCAGCAAGACCAACGACATCACCGGGGACGGCACCACCACCGCCACCGTGCTGGGTCAGGCCATCGTCAAGGAAGGTCTGCGTAACGTGGCCGCTGGTGCAAACCCGCTGGCCCTGAAGCGCGGCATCGACAAGGCCGTCTTGGTTGCCATCGAGGAAATCAAGAAGCTGGCCGTGCCAGTGGAAGACTCCGACGCCATCAAGAAAGTCGCGGGCATCAGCGCCAACGACGATCAGGTCGGCGAGGAAATTGCCTCCGCGATGGACAAGGTGGGCAAGGAAGGCGTCATCACCATCGAGGAAAGCAAGGGCTTTGACACCGAAGTGGACGTGGTGGAAGGCATGCAGTTTGACAAGGGCTTCATCAACCCCTACTTCGTCACCAACCCCGAGAAGATGGAAGCCGTGCTGGAAGACGCTTACATCCTGATCGTGGAAAAGAAGATCAGCAACCTGAAAGACCTGCTGCCCGTGCTGGAAAAAGCCGCGCAGAGCGGACGGCCCCTGCTGATCATCGCTGAAGACGTGGAAGGCGAAGCGCTGGCGACCCTGGTCGTTAACAAGCTGCGCGGCACGCTGAACATCGCCGCTGTCAAGGCCCCCGGCTTTGGCGACCGCCGCAAGGAAATGCTGCGCGACATTGCTGCCGTTACTGGCGGTCAGGTTGTGTCCGAGGATATGGGCCACAAGCTGGAAAACACCACCCTGGAAATGCTGGGCAGCGCCACGCGCATCCGCATCACCAAGGACGAAACCACGATTGTGGACGGCAAGGGTGAGCAGAGCGAGATCGACGCCCGCGTCAATGCCATCAAGGGCGAACTGGACACCACCGACAGCGACTACGCCAAGGAAAAGCTCCAGGAACGTCTGGCGAAACTGGCGGGCGGCGTCGCCGTGATCCGCGTCGGCGCAGCCACCGAAACCGAACTGAAGGAAAAGAAGCACCGCTACGAGGACGCCCTGTCCACTGCCCGCTCGGCGGTTGAAGAAGGCATCGTCGCAGGCGGCGGCACCACGCTGCTGCGCATCATTCCCGCCGTCCGCAAGGCTGCCGAGAGCCTGGTGGGCGACGAGGCCACCGGAGCGCGCATCCTGATCCGTGCCCTGGAAGAACCCGCCCGCCAGATCGCCATCAACGCTGGTGAAGAAGGTAGCGTCATCGTGAATGCCGTCATCAACAGCGACAAGCCTCGCTACGGCTTCAACGCCGCGACGGGCGAGTACGTGGACGACATGGTCGCCGCTGGGATCGTCGATCCTGCCAAGGTGACGCGCACCGCGCTCCAGAACGCTGCCAGCATCGGCGCGCTGATCCTGACCACCGAAGCGATTGTCTCCGACAAGCCCGAAAAGCCCCAGGGTCAGCCCCAGGGCGGCATGGGCGGCGGCGACATGGGCGGAATGGACTTCTAA
- a CDS encoding diguanylate cyclase, whose amino-acid sequence MLWLNCAGALALLTAAVAWRRREVPGALGLFAYLMMVAFWTLTYAAHWGSSGSLWPQVWLLASFVGAVSSPVCVWLLTRLLTAPSRKVRWPEWMAVLAVSVITVALLVTNDPLGLLFGPVAGLGTAHTLLNGGPWFTVAVVHGYLLILLSVVRLIRARRESVGLYRQQVSWVLLGLTVPWAGSFVGVMWGPVFPELDITPMSFLVTGAVFLYAVLGLRLFDLVPVARHLLIEQLPDGVVVLDRRRRVLDLNQAARRMVGNRVQSPLGLPAAEVFGHWSAALHDLRDLGDQQLRLALPGGRHLEVRVSSLRDDQQVVQGHMVVWRDVTEQQRAEARIQAAHEELQQRFHEIQRLQVQLREQSLRDPLTGLHNRRYLQKQLALLETDTGAVYSVLIFDIDHFKVTNDTYGHGGGDRALQEVAALLQRRFQDQHTLCRYGGEEFVMVLTGPPAAQVQSVAETIRRDIEGFDIYYDGQSLRITASFGVATAAEHGPAPEQVLLAADRALYLAKNQGRNRVCMSPPGPWLTQMGMGALD is encoded by the coding sequence ATGCTGTGGCTTAACTGTGCCGGTGCGCTGGCCCTGCTGACCGCTGCCGTGGCATGGCGGCGACGTGAGGTTCCGGGGGCGTTGGGTCTGTTCGCCTACCTCATGATGGTGGCGTTCTGGACACTGACCTATGCCGCGCACTGGGGCAGCTCTGGATCGCTGTGGCCGCAGGTGTGGCTGCTGGCCAGCTTTGTGGGGGCGGTCTCCAGCCCAGTGTGTGTGTGGCTGCTGACGCGGCTGCTGACGGCACCGTCCCGCAAGGTCAGGTGGCCGGAATGGATGGCGGTGCTGGCGGTCAGCGTGATTACGGTGGCCCTGCTGGTCACGAATGATCCGCTGGGCCTGCTGTTCGGTCCAGTTGCCGGTCTTGGCACGGCCCATACCCTGCTAAACGGTGGGCCGTGGTTCACGGTGGCGGTGGTCCACGGGTACTTGTTGATCCTACTCAGCGTCGTGCGCTTGATCCGGGCGCGGCGGGAGTCGGTGGGGCTGTACCGCCAGCAGGTGAGCTGGGTGTTGCTGGGCCTGACGGTGCCGTGGGCCGGGAGTTTCGTGGGGGTGATGTGGGGACCGGTGTTCCCCGAACTCGATATCACCCCCATGTCGTTTCTGGTGACTGGAGCGGTTTTTCTGTACGCCGTGCTGGGGCTGCGCCTCTTCGATCTGGTGCCGGTGGCGCGGCATCTGCTGATCGAGCAACTGCCCGACGGCGTCGTGGTGCTGGACCGGCGACGGCGCGTGCTGGACCTGAACCAGGCTGCACGCCGGATGGTTGGGAACAGGGTCCAGTCCCCGCTGGGCCTGCCGGCAGCCGAGGTGTTTGGGCACTGGAGCGCGGCGCTGCACGACCTGCGTGACCTGGGCGATCAACAGCTTCGGCTGGCGCTGCCTGGGGGCCGTCATCTGGAAGTGCGGGTGTCCAGCCTGAGAGACGATCAGCAGGTGGTTCAGGGCCACATGGTGGTGTGGCGCGACGTCACCGAGCAGCAGCGGGCCGAGGCCCGGATTCAGGCTGCCCACGAGGAACTTCAGCAACGCTTCCATGAAATCCAGCGCCTCCAGGTGCAACTCAGGGAGCAGAGTCTGCGTGATCCCCTGACCGGGCTGCACAACCGCCGCTATCTCCAGAAACAACTGGCCCTGCTGGAGACTGACACGGGGGCGGTCTACAGCGTCCTGATCTTCGACATTGACCACTTCAAAGTCACGAACGATACTTACGGGCATGGGGGCGGGGACCGGGCTTTGCAGGAGGTAGCCGCCCTGCTGCAACGGCGTTTCCAGGACCAGCACACCCTGTGTCGTTACGGCGGGGAGGAATTCGTGATGGTGCTGACCGGGCCACCAGCCGCCCAGGTTCAGTCGGTGGCCGAGACTATCCGGCGCGACATTGAGGGCTTCGACATTTACTATGACGGGCAGAGTTTGCGAATCACGGCGTCGTTCGGGGTGGCGACTGCGGCGGAACACGGCCCCGCTCCCGAGCAGGTGCTGCTGGCCGCCGACCGCGCCCTGTATCTGGCCAAGAACCAGGGCCGCAACCGGGTCTGCATGTCCCCGCCCGGCCCCTGGCTCACGCAGATGGGCATGGGTGCCCTGGACTGA
- a CDS encoding phosphohydrolase, whose translation MSVEGELLAKAEAFALPHYLEAGRAYHNAAHVRTMLDALESRGVLTPALALAVWGHDLIYDARAGNNEERSASTFDGWLASQKASADLRKEIHALILATKHAAPPATRAEALLVDADLAILGASAADFAAYDAAIRQEYAHVPALLYRMGRKKVLRGFLNRERIYTTPEFAGLEAQARWNLTGAVGRL comes from the coding sequence GTGAGTGTGGAGGGCGAACTGCTGGCGAAGGCCGAGGCGTTCGCCCTTCCTCATTATCTGGAGGCCGGGCGCGCCTACCACAACGCCGCCCACGTCCGCACCATGCTGGACGCACTGGAATCGCGCGGCGTGCTGACTCCGGCACTGGCCCTGGCGGTGTGGGGCCACGATCTGATCTACGACGCCAGGGCAGGCAACAACGAGGAACGCAGCGCTTCAACGTTTGACGGCTGGCTGGCGTCTCAGAAAGCTTCGGCAGACCTGCGGAAAGAAATTCACGCGCTGATTCTGGCAACGAAACATGCTGCACCGCCCGCGACCCGTGCCGAGGCTTTGCTGGTGGACGCTGATCTGGCGATTCTGGGCGCATCCGCCGCTGACTTTGCCGCCTATGATGCCGCCATCAGGCAGGAATACGCCCATGTTCCCGCGCTGCTGTACCGCATGGGCCGCAAGAAGGTATTGCGCGGCTTTCTGAACCGCGAGCGCATTTACACGACGCCGGAGTTTGCTGGGCTGGAAGCGCAGGCGCGGTGGAATCTAACGGGGGCAGTGGGGCGACTGTAA
- a CDS encoding ROK family protein yields the protein MTTFPLPEQVSIGVDVGGTKIATGVLRGDELQDRHVQPTPETGWEAVLDAIAAQIRDLQAKHPDARLIGVGIPGPLNSDRTRVKFAPNIYGFNDVPMVDGLLERLSQRIVLENDAKAAALAEAYLGAARGTESSIYVTVSTGIGAGIVLNGRIWRGRHGVAGELGHITVMPGGPVSGAGLDGALEAVASGTAIARDASYALNRDVTTSEAFTLAQQGHPGARRVVAQAMKHIGVALADLQKVIDPEVFVIGGGVASVGDYFFHGVQAAADEYAKGFAPVTIRRAQLGPDAGVIGAALAARYG from the coding sequence ATGACCACTTTTCCCCTGCCCGAACAAGTCAGCATCGGCGTGGATGTCGGCGGCACCAAGATCGCTACCGGCGTGCTGCGCGGCGATGAATTACAGGACCGCCACGTCCAGCCCACCCCCGAAACCGGCTGGGAGGCGGTGCTGGACGCCATCGCCGCGCAGATTCGTGATCTCCAGGCCAAACACCCGGACGCCCGCCTGATCGGCGTGGGGATTCCGGGGCCGCTGAACAGTGACCGCACCCGCGTCAAATTTGCTCCTAACATCTACGGCTTCAATGACGTACCGATGGTGGACGGCCTGCTGGAACGCCTGTCTCAGCGGATCGTGCTGGAAAACGACGCCAAGGCCGCCGCCCTGGCCGAAGCCTACCTGGGCGCGGCGCGCGGTACCGAGAGCAGCATTTACGTGACCGTCAGCACTGGCATCGGCGCGGGCATCGTCCTGAATGGGCGCATCTGGCGCGGACGGCATGGCGTGGCGGGGGAACTGGGGCACATCACGGTGATGCCCGGCGGCCCGGTCAGCGGCGCGGGGCTGGACGGTGCGCTGGAAGCTGTGGCCAGCGGCACCGCCATTGCCCGCGACGCCAGTTACGCCCTGAACCGCGACGTGACCACCTCCGAGGCGTTCACGCTGGCGCAGCAGGGTCACCCCGGCGCGCGGCGGGTGGTGGCGCAGGCCATGAAGCACATCGGCGTGGCGCTGGCGGACCTGCAAAAGGTGATAGATCCCGAAGTCTTCGTGATCGGCGGCGGCGTCGCCAGCGTGGGCGATTATTTCTTTCATGGCGTTCAGGCCGCCGCCGACGAATATGCCAAGGGATTTGCGCCCGTCACCATCCGCCGCGCGCAGCTTGGGCCGGACGCGGGCGTGATCGGGGCAGCGCTGGCCGCCCGCTACGGCTAA
- a CDS encoding thioesterase family protein has product MTAPASPAPAPSASRIPALNWHDAHRTSIQLRFADVDAMGHVNNARYAEFLEVARMDMSAATGIQGDDDHSMLARLELDYVHEIRLGQTVFIESLVERVGRSSWTVAARFVADNVPCAFARSVQVRVNADHIPEALPERFHELVKPLLARLDVAPEKTP; this is encoded by the coding sequence ATGACTGCCCCAGCCTCTCCGGCCCCGGCCCCGTCTGCCAGCCGCATTCCGGCCCTGAACTGGCATGACGCCCACCGCACCAGCATCCAGCTCCGTTTTGCCGACGTGGACGCGATGGGCCATGTGAACAACGCGCGTTACGCCGAGTTTCTGGAGGTGGCGCGCATGGACATGTCGGCGGCAACGGGCATCCAGGGCGACGATGACCACTCCATGCTGGCCCGCCTGGAACTGGATTACGTGCATGAAATCCGGCTGGGGCAGACCGTGTTCATCGAGTCGCTGGTGGAGCGGGTGGGCCGCAGCAGTTGGACGGTGGCCGCCCGCTTCGTGGCCGACAACGTGCCCTGCGCCTTTGCCCGCTCGGTGCAGGTGCGCGTAAACGCCGATCACATCCCAGAAGCCCTGCCCGAACGCTTTCACGAACTGGTCAAACCGCTGCTGGCCCGCCTGGACGTTGCACCGGAAAAAACCCCATGA
- a CDS encoding cell division protein FtsB, whose protein sequence is MTDAPPPPLPSPPPLQRRAWWRQLSSRRLARLPLTMILTSLLAGLGIVQLSFQLINTGYRSVSWTRQTQEAQANIRGLERDVQVLQDAETNANTPGYLRELARCQGFVGVGERIVVSPEAPESPGENCKVLRLP, encoded by the coding sequence ATGACCGACGCGCCGCCCCCCCCACTTCCATCCCCACCGCCACTACAGCGCCGGGCGTGGTGGCGGCAACTCAGTTCCCGGCGGCTGGCTCGCCTGCCCCTGACCATGATCCTGACCAGCCTATTGGCGGGCCTGGGCATTGTGCAGCTCAGCTTCCAACTGATCAACACCGGTTACCGCAGCGTCTCGTGGACCCGCCAGACCCAGGAGGCCCAGGCCAATATCCGTGGCCTGGAACGCGACGTGCAGGTGTTGCAGGACGCCGAGACCAACGCCAACACCCCCGGTTACCTGCGGGAACTCGCCCGCTGTCAGGGCTTCGTGGGTGTTGGTGAGCGCATCGTCGTCAGCCCGGAAGCCCCCGAAAGCCCCGGCGAGAACTGCAAGGTCTTGCGGCTGCCGTAA